The following proteins are co-located in the Silene latifolia isolate original U9 population chromosome 1, ASM4854445v1, whole genome shotgun sequence genome:
- the LOC141597038 gene encoding uncharacterized protein LOC141597038 isoform X2 → MENSVIQLTVVDDGITDAHCQTHQVSSHIQVEEISESISGRQSRRPNLSLLEIPVRTVESAVSSIIRTDNPTLPSPYSVRADLPPRPCSAGFRSSMRSMLPQRNSSTKTLSEDGEKSVLIFANMPKSDFPSDKPCTSRSFSLKQVFSSPSTKRACSLPGTPFANLSSKPEEERTVTVVVDHQDTSYQDAQLLMKRSFSVPVKLKNPSLKRLGSTGGVIRVVPVTQQTLEVDNSLTTDGTVSDNDNEEAGEDIPEEEAVCRICLVELSEGGDAFKLECSCKGELALAHKECAVKWFTIKGNKICDVCQRDVKNLPVTLLRLQSHSVQRRPSTIREQTETTSYRVWQDIPILVIVSMLAYFCFLEQLLISDLGPRALAVSLPSACVQGLLSSMIASTMVSKGYIWAYASFQFSIVILFAHIFYTLGFP, encoded by the exons ATGGAAAATTCTGTGATTCAGCTTACAGTTGTTGATGATGGTATAACTGATGCTCACTGTCAAACTCACCAAGTCTCTTCTCATATTCAG GTCGAAGAGATCAGTGAAAGCATTTCAGGTCGTCAATCACGACGCCCGAACCTTTCTCTTCTGGAAATCCCCGTTAGGACTGTAGAGAGTGCCGTCTCTAGTATCATAAGGACAGATAATCCTACATTACCAAGTCCATATTCCGTTAGAGCAGACCTCCCACCAAGGCCCTGCTCAGCCGGGTTCAGATCATCTATGAGGAGTATGCTTCCTCAAAGGAATTCCTCTACAAAGACACTATCCGAGGATGGTGAAAAGTCAGTTTTAATCTTCGCAAATATGCCAAAATCAGATTTTCCTTCAGACAAGCCTTGTACTTCAAGATCATTCTCTCTGAAACAGGTCTTTTCTTCTCCCTCAACCAAGAGGGCTTGTTCATTGCCAGGGACGCCATTTGCAAATTTAAGTTCCAAGCCTGAAGAAGAAAGGACTGTGACTGTTGTTGTTGACCATCAAGATACTTCT TATCAAGACGCACAACTGCTCATGAAACGCTCATTTTCAGTTCCTGTAAAGTTAAAGAATCCAAGCTTAAAAAGATTAGGTTCCACGGGGGGTGTAATCCGTGTCGTTCCGGTGACACAACAAACACTGGAAGTTGATAACTCTTTGACAACTGATGGCACGGTTAGTGACAATG ATAATGAGGAAGCCGGTGAGGATATCCCTGAGGAAGAAGCTGTTTGCCGCATTTGTTTAGTTGAGTTAAGCGAAGGAGGTGATGCGTTCAAATTGGAGTGTAGTTGCAAAGGTGAGCTTGCACTTGCTCACAAGGAATGCGCAGTCAAGTGGTTTACCATAAAAGGAAACAAGATTTGTGATGTTTGCCAGCGAGACGTGAAGAATCTACCAGTTACATTGTTGAGGCTACAGTCCCATTCTGTACAACGACGGCCATCAACCATTCGAGAACAGACGGAAACGACAAGTTACAG GGTCTGGCAGGATATTCCAATTCTTGTGATTGTGAGCATGCTGGCATATTTTTGCTTTCTGGAGCAACTTCTG ATTTCTGATCTAGGTCCCCGTGCTCTAGCTGTATCACTACCGTCTGCGTGTGTCCAAGGTCTTCTCTCGTCTATGATAGCGTCTACAATGG TGAGCAAAGGCTACATATGGGCTTATGCATCCTTCCAGTTTTCAATTGTTATCCTCTTTGCGCATATCTTCTATACTTTG GGTTTCCCATAA